One part of the Maridesulfovibrio sp. genome encodes these proteins:
- a CDS encoding ATP-binding protein, with protein MKFKMRISKILQKTMLLNFILFGVISTSMSLISALTLQDHMVNEYISKGKAIASSIASSSVEILLNRDASTIQSMIDQFKISDGAAYVYVQDSNGDIISHTFVPEVPEILSGTSIHPKTISIRELEVPGSGNIIDITKPILAGMAGYVHVGMDKGIINKYVWAAIAKLQVVMFFIFWGSVFILYMMVKRISEPLNQLTEYAEKLSNHDFTGDIKITSKDEIGLLARTMKNMADELTTLISGLERAVTNATSELQDTLTYMEVIMDNLADGLLVVDITGKISVTNPALGELFGITEEEIKGREINAYFPEEMNTLFQLVKGSNHEIFSAEIHLKGRRTGKAVATPIHKRNEEDTFNGCLGVVILVRDITYEKEVDNLKTDFISTVSHELRTPMTSILGFAKIIKKKLEKSVFPSCGNPDQKTQKAIRQVQDNIGIIISEGQRLTDLINDVLDIAKMESGKIVWKKVPIEIADVIDSSIQTTSPLWQSRKLDMVVDVEDNIPTMYGDRDRVMQVFVNLISNAVKFTSSGSITCTARAHDDEIMVSVSDTGSGISPEDQKKIFERFKQAGDTLTGKPKGTGLGLPICKQIVEHHKGRIWVDSKLGEGSSFHFTMAIDTPDEVIPLPGPITKAPSRETRPGNEASPLIMVADDDPALNEFLSQVLEEEGYRIITVTDGQEAVETAKTRMPQLITMDLKMPVMDGAQAITALRQDPSTRHIPVIVISALAEGQLAGGDAALIKPIDEKRLVETIHGLLQEDLIMTDPCMVLGNETDPPADNLLVICPGKINYCPPSDIWNRVSSGFKGTIFITAELSTSLDLDRLSQTPDVQIVILPEN; from the coding sequence ATGAAATTTAAAATGAGAATATCCAAAATACTCCAGAAAACGATGCTCCTGAACTTCATTCTGTTCGGGGTAATCTCCACATCCATGTCGCTGATTTCGGCGCTGACTCTGCAAGACCACATGGTCAACGAATACATCAGCAAAGGAAAGGCAATTGCCAGCAGCATCGCCAGTTCTAGTGTAGAGATTCTGCTCAACCGCGATGCTTCAACTATCCAATCCATGATTGACCAGTTCAAGATTAGTGACGGCGCAGCCTATGTCTATGTTCAGGATTCAAACGGAGATATCATTTCGCATACGTTTGTGCCTGAAGTACCTGAAATTCTCAGCGGAACGAGCATTCATCCCAAAACCATATCCATCCGCGAACTTGAAGTACCCGGCTCGGGTAATATCATCGACATAACCAAACCTATCCTTGCAGGGATGGCCGGTTACGTCCATGTAGGCATGGACAAAGGCATAATCAATAAATACGTATGGGCCGCCATCGCAAAACTGCAAGTGGTCATGTTTTTTATCTTCTGGGGCAGTGTTTTCATACTTTACATGATGGTTAAGCGTATATCTGAGCCGCTTAACCAACTAACAGAATATGCAGAAAAATTATCAAACCACGACTTTACCGGAGATATTAAAATCACATCCAAAGATGAAATCGGTCTGCTCGCCCGAACCATGAAAAATATGGCTGACGAACTGACCACGCTGATTTCAGGACTGGAACGGGCAGTGACAAACGCCACCAGTGAGCTGCAAGACACCCTGACATACATGGAAGTCATTATGGACAACCTTGCGGACGGACTTCTTGTTGTTGATATTACCGGTAAGATATCCGTGACCAATCCAGCTCTGGGTGAGTTGTTCGGCATAACCGAGGAAGAGATCAAAGGTAGAGAAATAAATGCTTATTTTCCTGAGGAGATGAATACTCTTTTCCAACTGGTTAAGGGCAGTAATCACGAGATCTTTTCGGCCGAGATCCATCTTAAAGGGCGCCGGACAGGAAAAGCTGTGGCTACCCCCATTCATAAAAGAAATGAGGAAGATACGTTCAATGGCTGCCTCGGTGTGGTTATACTTGTTCGGGACATTACTTACGAAAAAGAAGTGGATAACCTGAAAACAGACTTTATATCCACTGTTTCGCATGAACTTCGAACTCCCATGACCTCTATTCTCGGGTTCGCAAAGATCATTAAGAAAAAACTTGAGAAATCGGTATTTCCATCCTGCGGTAATCCAGATCAAAAGACTCAAAAAGCGATCAGACAGGTGCAGGACAACATAGGTATTATTATTTCCGAAGGGCAGCGTCTTACTGACCTCATCAACGACGTACTTGACATTGCAAAGATGGAATCGGGCAAAATCGTCTGGAAAAAGGTTCCAATTGAGATTGCCGATGTGATTGACAGTTCAATCCAGACAACAAGCCCACTCTGGCAGAGCAGAAAACTGGATATGGTCGTCGACGTGGAGGACAACATCCCTACCATGTACGGCGACCGGGACAGGGTAATGCAGGTTTTTGTCAATCTCATCTCCAACGCTGTCAAATTTACAAGTTCCGGTTCCATCACCTGCACAGCCCGTGCGCATGATGATGAAATAATGGTCAGCGTGAGTGACACCGGAAGTGGTATTTCTCCCGAGGACCAGAAAAAAATCTTTGAAAGGTTCAAACAGGCTGGTGATACCCTGACCGGTAAACCGAAAGGAACCGGACTGGGACTGCCCATTTGCAAGCAGATTGTTGAGCACCACAAAGGCCGTATCTGGGTAGACAGTAAACTGGGAGAAGGCAGCTCTTTCCATTTTACCATGGCGATTGACACACCAGATGAGGTCATCCCTCTCCCCGGACCGATAACCAAAGCGCCCAGCAGGGAAACTCGGCCCGGTAATGAAGCCAGCCCATTGATCATGGTCGCTGACGATGACCCGGCACTGAACGAATTTCTTTCCCAGGTTCTGGAAGAAGAAGGCTACCGGATTATAACTGTCACTGACGGGCAGGAAGCTGTAGAAACAGCTAAAACAAGGATGCCGCAACTGATCACCATGGATCTGAAAATGCCTGTTATGGACGGAGCTCAAGCGATTACCGCGCTTCGTCAGGACCCGTCCACCAGACATATCCCGGTAATCGTGATCAGTGCTCTTGCTGAGGGGCAGCTGGCTGGCGGAGATGCCGCCCTCATTAAACCTATTGATGAAAAAAGGCTGGTCGAAACCATCCACGGCCTGCTGCAGGAAGATTTAATTATGACAGACCCCTGCATGGTTCTGGGCAATGAAACCGATCCTCCGGCCGACAATCTACTCGTTATTTGTCCCGGTAAAATCAATTACTGCCCGCCATCTGATATCTGGAACCGTGTATCTTCAGGGTTTAAGGGGACTATTTTCATTACCGCTGAGCTGAGTACCAGCCTTGACCTGGACCGTCTTTCACAAACACCAGACGTACAGATTGTTATTTTACCGGAAAACTGA
- a CDS encoding putative molybdenum carrier protein → MEIATEYEITKYASCKECSYTGSLASFGKQAALLPDETKIICPQCGTVSKHKDCAFNKGPDSLPEGMTFISGGQTGVDRGALDAAIARNIPHRGWCPKGRKAEDGVIPGKYNMQETVGWQYWIRTEKNVLESDGTLIFSGRHKSKGTALTLRLAKKYHKPVAVIALDSPDAAETVRAWIAANNIREMNVAGPRESGMPGIEKKTRELLASL, encoded by the coding sequence ATGGAAATAGCGACAGAATACGAAATAACAAAATATGCCAGCTGTAAAGAGTGCTCATACACAGGATCGCTTGCTTCTTTCGGGAAGCAGGCGGCCCTGCTTCCTGATGAAACAAAAATAATCTGCCCTCAATGCGGTACGGTGTCTAAGCATAAAGACTGCGCATTTAACAAAGGTCCCGATTCGCTGCCTGAAGGCATGACCTTTATCTCCGGCGGTCAGACCGGGGTAGACCGTGGGGCGCTTGATGCAGCAATAGCGCGGAACATCCCCCACCGGGGATGGTGTCCCAAAGGACGCAAAGCAGAAGACGGCGTCATTCCCGGCAAATATAATATGCAGGAAACCGTTGGCTGGCAGTACTGGATTAGAACGGAAAAAAACGTGCTGGAGTCGGACGGTACTCTTATCTTTAGCGGCAGACACAAATCTAAAGGAACAGCCCTGACCCTTCGCCTTGCAAAAAAATATCACAAGCCAGTTGCAGTTATAGCGCTGGATAGCCCGGATGCAGCTGAAACTGTTCGGGCATGGATTGCTGCAAATAATATCAGGGAAATGAATGTGGCCGGCCCACGGGAAAGCGGCATGCCGGGAATTGAAAAAAAAACAAGGGAATTGCTTGCCAGCCTCTGA
- a CDS encoding Hpt domain-containing protein: MPVFSRIKVTVEPEIYELVPVFMESLSSELAIMANCAEDRDYELMREMLHSSKGAALTFGFTVYAAELEVLHQHTLDRAEDEIRIVLIKLRKLLDNCVFIPAS; encoded by the coding sequence TTGCCCGTTTTTTCCCGCATCAAAGTTACCGTGGAACCGGAAATCTATGAATTGGTTCCTGTGTTCATGGAGTCTCTTTCTTCGGAATTGGCAATAATGGCCAATTGCGCTGAAGATCGCGACTACGAGCTTATGCGGGAAATGCTGCATTCCTCAAAAGGTGCAGCTTTGACTTTCGGATTCACTGTGTACGCGGCTGAGCTGGAAGTTCTTCACCAGCATACTTTGGACCGTGCAGAGGATGAAATACGTATTGTCCTCATAAAATTAAGGAAGTTATTGGATAACTGCGTATTTATTCCTGCAAGCTGA
- a CDS encoding metalloregulator ArsR/SmtB family transcription factor, producing MSNKTDCCSTHSPTPGAVELVKSKSCPENTMTDLAAIFKILGEPVRIKILHALSITNLCVCDLSELLEMSHSAVSHQLRILRTARMVRFEKDGRRAIYRLDDKHVELIMQTALAHMLGNGCEALQGDK from the coding sequence ATGTCGAATAAAACAGACTGCTGTTCCACACACAGCCCGACCCCCGGTGCTGTGGAACTAGTAAAAAGTAAAAGCTGCCCTGAAAATACCATGACTGATCTGGCCGCGATCTTCAAGATTCTTGGAGAGCCGGTACGGATTAAGATACTACATGCCCTTTCCATCACCAACCTATGTGTCTGTGACTTATCCGAACTGCTGGAGATGAGTCATTCTGCTGTATCCCACCAATTGCGTATTCTAAGAACCGCACGCATGGTGCGGTTTGAAAAGGACGGTCGCAGAGCCATTTACAGGCTCGACGACAAGCACGTTGAATTAATTATGCAGACGGCTTTGGCCCATATGCTAGGCAATGGCTGTGAAGCTCTGCAAGGAGATAAATAG
- a CDS encoding SO_0444 family Cu/Zn efflux transporter: MFETLSLIMHESWNVLLESAPFMLLGFFIAGLLKAYVGPEFISKNLGSGKTSDVIKASILGVPIPLCSCGVIPAAAQLRQQGASKGATTSFLISTPETGVDSIAVTYALLDPVMAFIRPFAAFLTAMVAGILVDRDDKKHKIEAHNLIPTAILSPEIRSNMVVEGCGCSSPKHTHTAANNFHKSECGCSSKLHAPLTERGCCDSGCGDSPEKAHDHAECSDSGCGCGHNHSEERPDSFTGKLYYGMQYSFGNLLQDIGLWFLAGVLLAGIFGALIPDGFIERNLGDGFMPLLIMLAAAVPLYVCATASTPIAAALALKGLSPGAALVFLLAGPATNAASFTVVAKLLGKRSALIYLGSIIACSLALGMLTNSVYYSLGLSVTDWVQSGSEHGHSLLYTLSAFILLALIAIPKVTTLVKGKSLHDCSH, translated from the coding sequence ATGTTCGAAACGTTATCATTAATAATGCATGAATCATGGAATGTCCTGCTAGAATCAGCACCGTTCATGCTACTGGGTTTTTTCATTGCGGGACTGCTAAAGGCCTACGTAGGCCCTGAGTTTATTTCAAAAAACCTTGGTTCTGGAAAAACATCGGACGTGATCAAAGCTTCCATTCTCGGTGTTCCGATACCGCTCTGCAGTTGCGGCGTAATCCCCGCAGCCGCGCAGTTGCGACAGCAGGGAGCGAGCAAAGGGGCGACTACCTCATTTCTGATCTCCACCCCTGAAACCGGTGTGGATTCAATTGCTGTGACATATGCCTTACTTGACCCGGTTATGGCCTTCATTAGACCATTCGCTGCTTTTTTAACTGCAATGGTCGCAGGCATCCTAGTTGACAGGGATGATAAAAAGCACAAAATCGAAGCACACAATTTAATACCAACTGCAATACTCAGCCCTGAAATTAGGTCTAATATGGTTGTTGAAGGCTGTGGATGCTCTTCGCCAAAACATACTCATACTGCGGCTAACAACTTCCATAAATCTGAATGCGGATGTTCATCCAAACTGCACGCACCACTTACCGAACGGGGCTGCTGCGACTCAGGATGCGGAGACTCTCCCGAAAAAGCCCATGATCACGCTGAATGCTCTGATTCCGGTTGCGGATGCGGGCACAACCATTCCGAGGAACGTCCGGATTCTTTTACAGGCAAATTATATTACGGAATGCAATATTCCTTCGGTAATCTTCTTCAGGATATTGGACTCTGGTTCCTCGCCGGGGTGCTGCTGGCAGGAATATTCGGAGCCTTGATCCCAGACGGATTCATTGAGCGTAATCTGGGAGACGGCTTTATGCCCCTACTGATAATGCTTGCTGCGGCTGTCCCACTCTACGTATGCGCCACGGCATCTACTCCCATTGCGGCTGCGCTGGCTCTAAAGGGATTATCCCCCGGAGCTGCACTGGTCTTTCTGCTGGCAGGACCGGCCACCAATGCCGCATCTTTCACTGTGGTTGCCAAGCTGCTAGGCAAACGTTCCGCACTGATCTACCTTGGTTCAATCATAGCATGTTCACTTGCGCTTGGGATGCTTACTAACTCGGTCTATTACTCTCTCGGCCTCAGCGTAACAGATTGGGTACAGTCTGGTTCAGAACATGGTCATAGTCTTCTTTACACCTTAAGCGCATTCATTCTTCTTGCCTTAATTGCTATTCCCAAGGTAACAACGCTAGTGAAAGGTAAATCATTGCACGATTGTTCACACTAA
- the trpS gene encoding tryptophan--tRNA ligase: protein MSKTNNRIVSGMRPTGRLHLGHYFGVLVNWVRIQEDHECYFFVADWHAMTSEYSDPRKIGGFVPELVKDWIAAGLDPEKCVIFHQSQVKEHIELHLILSMLTPLGWLERNPTYKELKQELVQKELNTYGFLGYPVLMASDILMYKPAFVPVGQDQLPHLELTREIARRFNHLNGEYFPEPAAMLTEDAKLPGLDGRKMSKSYNNGIFLGEHMDDVRPKVMSMLTDKNRLRKSDPGDPEVCNLYPYHKLLTDAETCAEIEEGCRNASRGCVECKKLLAENMAKFLEPMQERRRHLDENPQLVWDILHEGTVKARAKAKENIDEIRERIGFKY, encoded by the coding sequence ATGAGTAAGACAAACAATCGTATTGTATCAGGTATGAGGCCCACCGGAAGGTTGCATTTGGGGCACTATTTCGGTGTTCTGGTCAACTGGGTCAGGATTCAGGAAGATCACGAATGTTATTTTTTTGTTGCCGACTGGCATGCCATGACCAGTGAGTATTCTGATCCCCGCAAGATTGGTGGATTTGTTCCCGAATTGGTCAAAGACTGGATTGCAGCCGGTCTTGATCCTGAGAAATGTGTTATTTTTCATCAGTCACAGGTTAAGGAGCATATTGAACTGCATCTGATCCTGTCCATGCTGACTCCTCTGGGTTGGCTCGAGCGTAACCCGACCTATAAGGAACTCAAGCAGGAGCTGGTTCAGAAAGAACTCAACACCTACGGTTTTCTTGGTTATCCCGTGCTCATGGCGTCTGATATCCTCATGTACAAGCCAGCGTTTGTTCCCGTTGGTCAGGATCAGCTTCCGCACCTGGAGCTGACCCGTGAGATCGCACGTCGCTTCAACCACCTGAACGGTGAATATTTCCCAGAGCCTGCTGCCATGCTTACCGAGGACGCCAAGCTTCCCGGTCTTGATGGTCGCAAGATGTCAAAGAGCTATAATAACGGCATCTTCCTTGGTGAGCATATGGATGATGTCAGGCCCAAGGTTATGTCCATGCTGACAGACAAAAACAGACTCAGAAAGTCCGATCCGGGTGATCCTGAAGTTTGTAACCTTTATCCTTATCACAAGCTGCTCACCGATGCTGAGACATGCGCTGAGATAGAGGAAGGATGTCGCAATGCAAGCCGTGGTTGTGTTGAATGTAAGAAGCTTCTGGCTGAGAATATGGCTAAGTTTCTTGAGCCCATGCAGGAGCGCCGTCGCCATCTGGATGAAAATCCGCAGCTAGTCTGGGATATTCTTCACGAAGGCACAGTAAAGGCTCGGGCCAAAGCCAAAGAGAACATAGATGAGATTCGTGAAAGAATCGGATTCAAGTATTAA
- a CDS encoding site-2 protease family protein — translation MFDIANTIKEISILALPFLLAITCHEASHGFAAYLLGDPSAKQAGRLTLNPLKHLDPMGTLALVLTRMIGWAKPVPVNPMYFKNPQRDMMIVALAGPAANMVLAVLFSIVVKVIGSLDANGFSPLMLKILVPAMMIANAGVIINLALCFFNLLPIPPLDGSKILAGFMPREAAFKFMSFRYGFIIVIVLAMLGLLGKIISPALGFFYNFLVH, via the coding sequence ATGTTCGACATTGCCAACACAATCAAAGAAATAAGCATCCTAGCTTTACCTTTTCTTCTTGCAATTACTTGTCATGAAGCCTCGCATGGCTTCGCAGCCTATCTTTTAGGTGACCCCTCGGCTAAACAGGCCGGACGTCTTACTTTGAATCCTTTAAAGCATCTTGATCCGATGGGAACCCTTGCCCTCGTGCTTACCCGCATGATCGGCTGGGCTAAACCGGTTCCGGTTAATCCCATGTATTTCAAGAATCCGCAGCGGGATATGATGATTGTCGCTTTGGCTGGTCCGGCGGCAAACATGGTACTTGCGGTATTGTTCTCAATTGTCGTAAAGGTCATTGGTTCACTCGACGCGAACGGTTTTTCACCGCTGATGCTCAAGATTCTTGTGCCTGCGATGATGATCGCCAATGCGGGAGTCATCATAAATCTGGCCCTGTGCTTTTTTAATCTGCTGCCCATACCGCCTTTGGATGGAAGTAAGATTCTAGCCGGATTCATGCCCCGTGAGGCTGCATTCAAATTTATGTCGTTCCGGTACGGATTTATTATTGTAATCGTACTGGCAATGCTCGGGCTGCTTGGCAAGATAATCAGTCCGGCCTTAGGTTTTTTCTATAATTTTCTGGTTCATTAG
- a CDS encoding response regulator: MAQKTILVVDDEKHIRMLYREELEAVGYKVATSDGTEDILEVIGREHPDLVVLDIKLGINRSGLDLLQEIRQEDQELPVILSTAYDGFKHDMKSIAADHYVVKSVDLSELKMKVSQALG; this comes from the coding sequence ATGGCTCAGAAGACAATTTTAGTCGTTGACGACGAAAAGCATATACGGATGCTCTACAGGGAAGAGCTGGAGGCCGTAGGCTATAAAGTGGCCACTTCAGATGGTACTGAGGATATTCTGGAAGTCATCGGGAGGGAGCATCCTGATCTCGTTGTTTTGGATATCAAACTCGGTATAAACCGCTCCGGTCTCGACCTGCTGCAGGAGATCAGGCAAGAGGATCAGGAATTGCCGGTTATTTTAAGCACCGCCTATGATGGTTTCAAGCATGATATGAAGTCTATTGCGGCAGATCATTATGTTGTGAAATCCGTTGATTTAAGCGAGTTGAAGATGAAAGTTTCGCAGGCCTTGGGGTGA
- a CDS encoding MoaD/ThiS family protein, with product MVIVTIEPEGQTVEYTKLNTVLQLLNKQGLHHTDTLVIRNGELLTQDERIFQGDEIELRKVISVG from the coding sequence ATGGTAATTGTCACCATCGAACCGGAAGGCCAGACAGTTGAATACACAAAATTGAATACAGTCCTGCAATTACTGAATAAACAGGGACTGCATCATACCGACACACTGGTCATCCGCAATGGCGAGCTGCTCACTCAGGATGAGCGTATCTTCCAAGGCGATGAAATTGAACTAAGAAAAGTAATTTCCGTAGGTTAA
- a CDS encoding ATP-binding protein, with protein sequence MKCKVCKAKAVVSLPSHNAAFCKEHFNNFFMKQVAQGIKHRKLLERDDKVLVALSGGKDSLGLMYALAELGYDVTGLHIDLGIFESSIKARTVVENFCKDKGYPLRVVELEKEGVPMPLIKKHIRRPICAICGKFKRHYFNKIAIEEGYTALATGHNLDDEIARLFANTLRWDQGYLSDQGPVLPAEHGFAKKVKPLFRVTEYESAIFSFLAGIPYHHLPCPYSAGASFTGHKMLWRDMELRSPGTKRAFYKGFLDRGQPAFAAYEKEVKDFEIAPCTECGYPTSAGVCNICRLKRQLQESIEQEASGDK encoded by the coding sequence ATGAAATGCAAGGTATGCAAAGCAAAGGCAGTCGTTTCACTACCCAGTCATAATGCCGCGTTCTGTAAAGAGCATTTTAATAATTTTTTCATGAAACAGGTTGCGCAGGGCATCAAACACCGAAAACTCCTTGAACGCGATGACAAAGTACTTGTCGCCCTTTCCGGCGGTAAGGATTCCCTCGGCCTTATGTACGCATTGGCCGAGCTTGGCTATGATGTCACCGGGCTTCACATTGATCTGGGAATCTTTGAGTCATCCATTAAAGCGCGTACGGTTGTAGAAAATTTCTGCAAAGACAAAGGCTACCCCCTGCGGGTGGTTGAGCTTGAGAAAGAAGGTGTGCCTATGCCGCTAATCAAAAAGCACATTCGCCGTCCAATCTGCGCTATCTGCGGAAAATTCAAACGCCATTACTTCAACAAGATCGCCATTGAAGAAGGCTACACGGCTCTTGCCACCGGTCACAACCTTGACGACGAAATAGCCAGGCTTTTCGCCAACACCCTGCGCTGGGATCAAGGCTACCTTTCCGATCAGGGACCGGTTCTGCCTGCGGAACACGGATTCGCCAAGAAAGTAAAACCCCTTTTCCGGGTCACTGAATATGAAAGTGCCATCTTTTCCTTTCTGGCCGGAATCCCTTACCATCATCTGCCATGTCCATATAGTGCCGGAGCAAGCTTTACCGGGCACAAGATGCTTTGGCGTGACATGGAACTGCGCAGCCCCGGAACAAAACGTGCTTTCTACAAAGGTTTTCTCGATCGCGGGCAGCCAGCTTTCGCCGCATATGAAAAAGAAGTGAAGGACTTTGAGATTGCCCCCTGTACCGAATGCGGCTACCCCACTTCTGCCGGAGTATGCAACATATGCAGACTGAAACGGCAGCTGCAGGAATCAATCGAACAGGAAGCATCCGGAGATAAATAG
- a CDS encoding glycosyltransferase, translating to MCTPKVSVTMPCYNCESTVGEAIESILGQTCSNLELVAVDDGSADGTAEVLREYAANDPRLKPLFLEHQGVVGAANAAIDAAEGKYIARMDADDIALPERIEKQVELLDVDPETGLTACRVGFGGNREQNGGYAHYVDWINTLIEAEEISLNRFVEFPFANPSIMMRKDLIAEHGPFRDGDFPEDYELILRWLESGVKMRKVDEELLIWNDPPDRLSRNHPKYNVDAFYRIKSEYLFRWLQKHIGPEPKVGIIGSGRTSRKRYQILENMGVDTAFYVDVDPRKVGMLIHGKKVIHRTEIPAAGETFLLSYVASWGARDEIAEFLDGRGYVMGRDYLLVA from the coding sequence GTGTGCACCCCTAAAGTTTCAGTGACCATGCCCTGCTACAATTGCGAATCAACTGTAGGAGAGGCAATTGAAAGCATCCTCGGCCAGACCTGCTCCAATCTGGAGCTGGTGGCCGTGGATGACGGTTCCGCAGACGGAACCGCTGAGGTGTTACGGGAGTACGCCGCCAACGATCCCCGCTTGAAGCCGCTGTTTCTGGAACATCAGGGTGTTGTGGGTGCGGCCAACGCCGCTATCGACGCCGCAGAAGGTAAATATATAGCGCGGATGGATGCTGACGACATTGCTCTGCCCGAGCGCATTGAAAAACAGGTAGAGTTGTTGGATGTTGACCCCGAAACCGGGCTGACCGCCTGCCGGGTAGGCTTCGGCGGGAACAGGGAACAAAACGGGGGCTATGCCCATTATGTGGATTGGATCAACACTCTGATAGAGGCAGAGGAAATTTCCCTGAACCGTTTCGTGGAATTTCCCTTCGCAAATCCCTCCATCATGATGCGCAAAGATTTAATAGCGGAACACGGTCCGTTTCGGGACGGCGATTTTCCTGAAGACTACGAACTGATTCTGCGCTGGCTGGAATCCGGAGTAAAGATGCGTAAGGTTGATGAGGAGCTGCTTATTTGGAATGATCCTCCTGACCGACTGTCACGCAATCACCCCAAATACAACGTGGATGCTTTCTACCGTATTAAAAGCGAGTATCTTTTCCGCTGGCTGCAAAAGCACATCGGTCCTGAACCAAAAGTCGGAATAATCGGCTCAGGACGCACTTCCCGCAAAAGATACCAGATACTGGAAAACATGGGTGTGGACACAGCTTTTTATGTTGATGTTGACCCGCGCAAGGTAGGAATGCTGATTCACGGTAAAAAAGTTATCCACCGCACCGAAATTCCTGCGGCCGGGGAAACTTTTCTGCTTTCATATGTGGCCAGTTGGGGAGCGCGGGATGAGATCGCAGAATTCCTTGATGGGCGTGGATACGTCATGGGCCGGGATTACCTGCTGGTCGCTTAA
- a CDS encoding aminotransferase class IV, which yields MIYFRDGGFIEDAVSLDLAQPAFRTGFGFFETICWNGNKLCHLDLHLDRARMSLEQFGISEQVLDYETVINDVLSANDLENEFARVNIFFPVEEGRTVPLVCAVPFEYIPKRTWTLKPCPHVFLSPLMAHKSTNRMDYQNAWQDALADGFNDALLLDFDGNVLESSFASLMFRKGDSFYETQTAYKLPGTARTIAARNIEINKLNINLAQIGCFDYVYALNSLGGMIPVTAVGGIEFEADFYFAEKVSAAVLELEFIS from the coding sequence ATGATTTACTTTAGGGATGGTGGGTTTATTGAAGACGCAGTCAGCCTTGATCTGGCTCAGCCGGCTTTTAGAACCGGTTTCGGTTTTTTTGAGACCATCTGCTGGAATGGTAATAAGTTATGCCATCTGGACCTGCACCTTGACCGGGCACGTATGAGCCTTGAGCAGTTTGGTATTTCTGAACAAGTTTTGGATTACGAAACTGTTATCAACGATGTGCTGTCGGCAAATGATCTGGAAAATGAATTTGCGCGAGTTAATATCTTCTTTCCAGTGGAAGAAGGCCGCACTGTGCCTCTCGTTTGCGCTGTTCCTTTTGAATATATTCCAAAGCGTACTTGGACTCTTAAGCCCTGTCCGCATGTATTTCTTTCACCTCTTATGGCTCATAAGTCCACTAACCGCATGGATTACCAGAATGCATGGCAGGATGCACTTGCAGACGGTTTCAATGACGCTTTGTTGCTGGATTTTGACGGAAATGTGCTTGAGTCATCATTCGCATCCCTTATGTTTCGGAAAGGCGATTCTTTTTACGAGACTCAAACTGCCTACAAGCTTCCCGGCACGGCCAGGACAATAGCTGCCCGGAATATTGAGATCAATAAGCTCAATATTAATCTGGCGCAGATTGGTTGTTTTGATTATGTCTACGCACTCAATTCACTTGGTGGGATGATCCCGGTTACTGCTGTCGGCGGCATCGAATTTGAGGCTGATTTTTATTTCGCGGAGAAAGTCAGTGCTGCTGTATTGGAGCTGGAATTTATTTCTTAA